CGTTCCTTCCAGGATTTCAATGGGAAGAAAATCCACTTCGAGAAAGAAATGAGCAGAGATCTGCTCAAAGCCTCAGGAGCAACACCCGTGGATTTGGCTCCGTCCAAAGTGTATGAAGCGCTTCAGACGGGGACCATCGACGCAACAGGGTCGGTGAGCGCATCCGCGGGATACCAGATGGGTCTCGGGGAGTTCGCGAAATACGTGATCCTCGGGCCTCCTGGAACGCCGTCCATCCACGATGCCGCGGAGATTATGAGTTTGTGTCCAAACGCAAGAAAATGGGAAACGCTATCCGAACCGCTCAGAAAGGTGCTTGGCGTCGCCGTGAAGAAACATTCATGGGACCAATATGCCACCTTTCAAAAGGCTGATATGGAAGCCTTCCGGCGGCTCCGGGAAGATCAGCACGTCGAGGTCATTCGCCTCTCCCCGCAGGATATGGACCTCTTTCGAAAGCAGACCCCCGAGATCTGGGTAAAACACGCCAAACGGTCTCCTCTGGCCCTGAAAGCGTTCAAGTCCCAGTTGGAATTCATGAAATCTCCCGTTGTGGGCCTAGTTTCCGAGTCGAATCTGACAAACGCCAAGGGAGAACCATTGACGTTTTAGTCCGGATTATGCACGAAATCCGGCTTGTGCACCGCTCCTTTCCCGGAATTCAGTCGGCGCGACGGAGAACCTTTTCCAATTGAATCTCCACGAACAATCCGTTCTAATAGCATCGAAACCTCAATCATGGCGATATGTTCTATGGCCGGAAACACAAATCGGACCGCCTTTCCTGTCTTCATACTCAAGTGGGCTTACCGTATCTTGCTTTTTGGGACCCTGGTGACGGTCTTATCGATCATTCTATCGGCAGTGAACATCTCGTGCGAGCTCGGGAACATCCATAACGCGATTTTCACTACACAAACCTCCTACGAATCCATTCGGGAAGCGCTCGACGCCGCTTATCGGTTCGGTCAGGGAGAGGAAACGTATGGTCTTCCGGCGGACAAGCTCCATCCGGCGCATTTTCCAAGGACATGGGCAAAACAATCGGAACGGATCGCTGGGCAGGTTGTTCGAGAGCCCTGGTTTCCGAGCTACAAGGCGGGTGTCGAGGCATTCCGCCGGAACGGAATGGTCGGCTTCTTGACGCAGTTCGACGAGGAACTGAATTCGAATCCGATGCTGTCGGAAGACCCCGTATTCCGTGAGTTTGCCCGGAAAAATCGCTTACCCTTGCTCACGGCCCGGCAGCGATCTCGGGCGGTAAGTCAATACATGGCCTCTTTGGGGTACGTTCCCGAGACGGCCTCCTCGTTCGAGCCATTCAATCGGCTGCTGATTGCCAATTTCATCGCTCCCGCTGAAGCTCGAGGATACCGGGAATCATTGGGCATGGATAAACTCACTCATTACTACCACGCCAAATTGAGAGCCGAGGATAAGGGCAGGATCTCCACAGTCCTCCTGGGAGTCGGAATCGAGCTCTCCGAGCTGTTCCTGGGCCATCACAAACAAGCGCTCATCGCGCCCGCACTTAGGAATCCGGGCTCCTTCCACCTCCGCTGGATCGACAGCCGGCCTCGACTCTATCCCGACGAGGCCTTTTACAGCGCTCACCGGGACCTGTTCGGTCCACCCAACCGCACCTACGATCAGTGGCGCGCTCAGGCGAAGCTCCGGTTTTTCAGTTGGGCGGACCTGGCCGCCAATTGGGCCGGCGGCTCCGCCACCTCTCCTTCCGTCGCGGACCTGGCCGTGTCGGGGCTTTTGGCCGCAACGGTTGGAAGCCTCGCGGTACGCGTTATCAACAGGTTGCGAGTGCGCTTTGGCGTGATAAAAAATCCTGTCAAAAAAACTGATTCAACGCCACGTATACTGTAAAATCCGGACTCGAACTGGAAACGAGATCCTCGGCAAAGCCTATTTGGAAACGTGTCGCAGCCGAGAAGTTGTATTGGAATCCGACGATGAGTTGCACGAGGTCCCGGTCCAGCGCCGCAATGCCGGTATCGTCGAAAAGTGGAGTAGCCGCATTCACCTGGAGCATGGGAGCAAAGTTTTGGGTGATTTGGTAACCCACCATGAGGGAGCCTGCAAACACATTGTTCACTTCCAGGTCTTCGAAGAAATCGGGCTCATCCAGTAAAAAATAAAAGACATTCAGGTTCAAGAAAAAATTTCCAAAATGCTTATCCGCCGCGATTCCGAATCCGAAGGCCGGCTCTCCGGCCCCCAGCATTTTGCGTTCGTTGCCCGTGGGAATGCGGGCGTGCGCCAGAACGCTCAAGGCGGGTATCCACCGATCTTCCAACAGCACGGCAACCTTTGCAAACAGCGAAACATCTCCCACCCCCTGGTGAGCCGAAATATGATTCGCGATCACCGTATCGTCGTATTTCCATATGAGGCGGCAGAGGTCGTCTTCCGACTCGTCCTTTCCCCCGTCCGGAAGATTGAACGTATCGTGAAAATCCTTGATGAAGCCGTCCAGAAATCCTCCGTAATAAAAGCGGTAGGGCGCCTGCACTCCTACCTGAAGCCGGTCGGTGATTCCATAGTCCAACCTTAAAGCCCCTTCGAACAGCTCCAAATCGAAGTCCACTCGACCTTGGGTATCCCGCTTCTCCGTAAATATGCTGCTATAACTCGCGTCCAATCGAGTCTGAAATCCACCACTTGGAAGGGTCCTCGCAGTAGCGGCTTCAAAGGGCAGAAAAACGAGCGCCGGAATAGCTTGATTTCGGATGGCGAACGGCTCGAACAAGCCTGTTTCCGCTTGCCGTCCTTCTGCCCATAGAGAGGAACCCGACATCAGGCACGTTGAAACACATACGACAATGAGGATGATCCGCTTCCGTTCGAAAGTAGACATATGTGCGTCGCCTCCAGTCTTTGCATGAACCGTTTCATCGGCAGTCGGAGCACGTATTGGCGTCACATGCTGAACAGTTGACGGTCGTACGTTTCCTGTATGGTCAAGACCAGTTCCGTCAGGCAGGCGTTTGTCGGCGTCGCCACCTTGCAGCGCTCTCCTTCCCGGACGATCGCCCCATTTATAAAAGCGATCTCCGTCTTCTTCCGCTTCAGTACATCCTGCAGCATGGAAGAAATGTTGCCCGCTGTAAGTTCGCACACCTTCCTAACCCGAGCCAGGGGATCCGGGAACACCGGCCGCACGCCCAACGCCCCGGCCACCTGGATGGCTTCATTGACCGCGCGTTCCATCAGCCTTTCGGCGCCGGACCATCGAACGAGTTCCCCGTTCTTAAGTCGGCTAATGGCGGTCAGGGCGTTGATGCCCACATTGACGATCAGCTTGCTCCAGATGATATCGTGGATGTTTTCCGCGGTCCGGGTGGGGAATCCCGCCTTTTCAAAGCAGCGCACCAGTTCTTCAAGGTTCGCGACGGAGCGTCCGGCCTCGCCCGCCGATTCCACCACCCCCAGTATGGTATCGCCCTCCCCGGCATGACGTACGTGGCCTTCACCCTTCGATGTGGCGCCCTGTGTGGTGGTGCCCGCCACAATCGTTCCCGCACCCTTCAGGGCCTTCGAGAGTTCTTCCACGTTTCCCAGACCGTTCTGGAGCGTGACCACCAGCGTGCCTTCCCGAACGAGCTTACGCGCCGATAAAGCGGCGCCGGCGGTGTCATAGGCTTTCACGCATACCAGAACGACGTCCGGCGTGCCGGCGTCTTCGGGTTGGAGTACTGCTTTCACGGGGACTTGAAAACCTCCCCGGATCCCTTCCACAATAATACCGCGATCCCCGATCATCTTCGCGCGTTCAGGAAGATGATCCAGCAAAACCGTCTCGAAGCCGGCCTGCGCCAGATAGCCGCCAAACAGGCAGCCCACGGCGCCCGGCCCAATGACACAAAACTTCACAGTACCATCCCCTTGGTCCGAGGTTATTTCAATCCCTCCAAGTCGTGTTCTTTCATGACGAAGGTATGCTCGACAGCCGGAAAGGTTCCAGCGGCGACTTCCTCGATGTATGTCCTAAACGCCTCGTCAATGGACGGAAATAGGTCTGCATATTTCTTAACGAATTTTGGAGTGAACTTCTTGAACAGGCCCAACAGATCGTTTGAGACCAGTACCTGGCCGTCGCAGTCCACCCCCGCGCCGATGCCGATGGTGGGCATGCGGACGGACTCGGTGATCTTCTTGGCTAGTTTGTCCGGAACGCACTCGAGCACCAACATGCACGTTCCCGCCTGGTCCAGAGCCCTCGCCGAGTCGAGCTGTTTTTGAGCCGAGGTCAGATCCTTGCCTTGAACCTTGAATCCACCCAGTGAAGTGGCTGTTTGCGGAGTCAGGCCGATATGTCCCACCACGGGTATGCCGATCCGGACCATCGCTGCAACCGTTTCCGCCATTTCCTGGCCGCCTTCCAGCTTCACGGCGTCGCAACCCGCTTCCTTGAGAAAACGGCCCGCGTTTCGCACCGCCTCTTCCACGGACGTCTGGTAAGACATGAAAGGCATATCCCCGATCAAGAACGCGTATTCGGTTCCCCTCCGAACCGCCTTGCAGTGATGGATCATCTCCTCCATGGTGACGGGCACGGTTGAATTGTATCCCAGAACCACCATGCCCAGACTATCGCCCACAAGGATGGTGTCGATGCCCGCCTGATCCATGATGAAGGCCATGGAGTAGTCATAGGCGGTCAGCATTGTGATTTTCTTGCCGGTTCTCTTCTTGTCCATCAGATACGGTATGGTCGCCTTACTTCGTTGTTCCATCCTGGTCCCCCCAAAAAAACAGCCCTCGAGCGACGGCAGGAGGGCTTGTCCAAAAATTACTTCCCCATCGGCTCTCCGTCCCGGTCATGTATCAGATCCAGGCGGCGTCAGCGATCCGATCGCATCAGCGCCACGGGTAAAACACGGTTTGTTATCTTTTGATTTTCGCGGCTTTCACCGTATTCTTCATCAGCATGGTGATGGTCATGGGGCCTACTCCGCCCGGAACAGGCGTGATCGCAGCCGCTTTTTCCGCGCAGGTGTCGAATTCCACGTCCCCTTTGAGGATTCGCTTACCATCCGCGGTTCGGCCGACTTCGTTGACGCCCACGTCAATCACATACGCACCCTCTTTGATCATGCTGCCCTTTACGTACTCCGCCACGCCGGCCGCTACGACCAAAATGTCCGCACGTTTGGTATGAAACTCTACGTCACGGGTTCGGGTATGAACAACGGTCACCGTTGCGTTCGCGCCGGGACCCTTCTGAAGAAGCATGTTGGCGATCGGCTTGCCCACGATGTTCGAACGTCCCACGACTACGACCTCGGCGCCTTCCAGCTTGGCGCCCGAGCGAACGAGCAGTTCCTGGATGCCGTGCGGAGTACAAGGCAGGAACTCTGCG
This region of Deltaproteobacteria bacterium genomic DNA includes:
- a CDS encoding bifunctional 5,10-methylene-tetrahydrofolate dehydrogenase/5,10-methylene-tetrahydrofolate cyclohydrolase: MAAKIIKGAEIAKQIREELKVEVEEMKAKDGIVPGLVTILVGENPASQSYVRAKTTTAKELGFHSVQDSQPADISEESLLKLIDKYNKDSSIHGILVQLPLPKHINETKVLYAIDPDKDVDGFHPVNVGKLMIGTAEFLPCTPHGIQELLVRSGAKLEGAEVVVVGRSNIVGKPIANMLLQKGPGANATVTVVHTRTRDVEFHTKRADILVVAAGVAEYVKGSMIKEGAYVIDVGVNEVGRTADGKRILKGDVEFDTCAEKAAAITPVPGGVGPMTITMLMKNTVKAAKIKR
- the panB gene encoding 3-methyl-2-oxobutanoate hydroxymethyltransferase, producing the protein MEQRSKATIPYLMDKKRTGKKITMLTAYDYSMAFIMDQAGIDTILVGDSLGMVVLGYNSTVPVTMEEMIHHCKAVRRGTEYAFLIGDMPFMSYQTSVEEAVRNAGRFLKEAGCDAVKLEGGQEMAETVAAMVRIGIPVVGHIGLTPQTATSLGGFKVQGKDLTSAQKQLDSARALDQAGTCMLVLECVPDKLAKKITESVRMPTIGIGAGVDCDGQVLVSNDLLGLFKKFTPKFVKKYADLFPSIDEAFRTYIEEVAAGTFPAVEHTFVMKEHDLEGLK
- a CDS encoding 2-dehydropantoate 2-reductase; amino-acid sequence: MKFCVIGPGAVGCLFGGYLAQAGFETVLLDHLPERAKMIGDRGIIVEGIRGGFQVPVKAVLQPEDAGTPDVVLVCVKAYDTAGAALSARKLVREGTLVVTLQNGLGNVEELSKALKGAGTIVAGTTTQGATSKGEGHVRHAGEGDTILGVVESAGEAGRSVANLEELVRCFEKAGFPTRTAENIHDIIWSKLIVNVGINALTAISRLKNGELVRWSGAERLMERAVNEAIQVAGALGVRPVFPDPLARVRKVCELTAGNISSMLQDVLKRKKTEIAFINGAIVREGERCKVATPTNACLTELVLTIQETYDRQLFSM
- the dctP gene encoding TRAP transporter substrate-binding protein DctP, which produces MSRVHDSEETLKRPTRRRDFLKSAATVTIGAVSVFGFPSVRKASASSSVHWKIQTVWDTDTSGFTKFQELCSMTTELSGGALVLEGVPSGGVVKAEEAFDACKAGVIDAMHGFDASWTKKMPVCTFLSAYPLGPDRPGQWETWYERMGGSEIANEAYSAHKMAHVGPIQCSGRVIFSKVPIRSFQDFNGKKIHFEKEMSRDLLKASGATPVDLAPSKVYEALQTGTIDATGSVSASAGYQMGLGEFAKYVILGPPGTPSIHDAAEIMSLCPNARKWETLSEPLRKVLGVAVKKHSWDQYATFQKADMEAFRRLREDQHVEVIRLSPQDMDLFRKQTPEIWVKHAKRSPLALKAFKSQLEFMKSPVVGLVSESNLTNAKGEPLTF
- a CDS encoding DUF3187 family protein; the protein is MSTFERKRIILIVVCVSTCLMSGSSLWAEGRQAETGLFEPFAIRNQAIPALVFLPFEAATARTLPSGGFQTRLDASYSSIFTEKRDTQGRVDFDLELFEGALRLDYGITDRLQVGVQAPYRFYYGGFLDGFIKDFHDTFNLPDGGKDESEDDLCRLIWKYDDTVIANHISAHQGVGDVSLFAKVAVLLEDRWIPALSVLAHARIPTGNERKMLGAGEPAFGFGIAADKHFGNFFLNLNVFYFLLDEPDFFEDLEVNNVFAGSLMVGYQITQNFAPMLQVNAATPLFDDTGIAALDRDLVQLIVGFQYNFSAATRFQIGFAEDLVSSSSPDFTVYVALNQFF